A window of Lujinxingia sediminis contains these coding sequences:
- a CDS encoding heavy metal translocating P-type ATPase encodes MDRDPLQSSTCCSSAGCTSDAPRAGDTVDLQRGEEHPHDHHDHAGHDHAHHAHHDHGDHDCAAGHASSDQGDEVGGPEVNSASARTVFDVEGLCCQSEVRLIEDALRGAPGVSELRISVPSGTLTVYHDGQSSRDEATVAALWRVGLKAHARREAGRRAAPSGSAFDGRFFTMVAGALLTALGAFLRFGVEGAAVAEKLALSAAIIIGGVYVYRQAFHALRQRRIDINILVTIAVIGAAAVGEWFEATAVILLFGFAEWLEARSMVRAREAIGALVSLAPPVARVRRGQGFEEVAVAEVRPGDEVELRPGARVPVDGVLLSGVTEIDESTITGESRHVRKVEGDALYAGTVNQAGRVSMRCTEPASRSTLARIIDAVEEARAQASPAEQFIDRFARYYTPAVVALAVAVALIGPLVAGGGGELWFYRALVFLVIACPCALVISTPIANVAGLARAARRGILVKGGKWLERLGGLRALALDKTGTLTEGKLVVEAMEVAPGVEADDLLLAAARVEAASEHPIGRAIVAAAMGRFEPGRFVDQVVDARAVVGAGIEARLRDDGGSARDENATPGAMPTLRVGQLAWLSELGVALEEDFLAKAQALEERGHTLVAVARDAQLLGVIALGDRVRAEAPAALAALRQAGIEHIAMLTGDGRPAALAVAERLGLSPDLVFARQSPHDKIAQVEALKTLSGDRVAMVGDGVNDAPALAAASVGVAMGAAGTDVALESADVALMGDDLSRLAEAIAIGKKTRAIILQNISVALGLKAIFLVLAMGGWATLWMAIVADMGASMIVIFNAMRLLRRQREPAVPPAPQVDEPALAA; translated from the coding sequence GTGGATCGTGACCCACTCCAGAGCTCGACCTGTTGTAGCAGTGCGGGATGTACCTCCGACGCGCCGCGTGCCGGGGACACTGTGGATCTTCAACGGGGCGAGGAGCACCCGCATGATCATCACGATCACGCCGGGCACGATCATGCCCATCATGCCCATCATGACCACGGTGATCACGACTGCGCCGCGGGTCACGCGTCGTCTGACCAGGGGGATGAGGTCGGGGGACCGGAGGTCAACTCGGCGTCCGCGCGCACGGTCTTCGATGTGGAGGGGTTGTGCTGCCAGAGCGAAGTTCGGTTGATCGAAGACGCGCTGCGCGGCGCTCCGGGTGTTTCAGAGCTGCGCATCAGCGTGCCCTCGGGCACGCTGACCGTCTACCACGACGGGCAGAGCTCTCGCGATGAGGCCACGGTCGCCGCGCTGTGGCGAGTGGGGCTTAAGGCCCACGCGCGCCGGGAGGCCGGCCGCCGCGCCGCGCCCTCCGGCTCGGCCTTCGACGGCCGCTTCTTCACGATGGTTGCCGGCGCGCTGCTTACAGCCCTGGGTGCCTTCTTGCGCTTCGGCGTCGAGGGCGCGGCGGTGGCCGAGAAGCTGGCGCTGAGTGCGGCGATCATCATCGGCGGCGTCTATGTCTACCGGCAGGCCTTTCATGCGCTGCGCCAGCGTCGTATCGACATCAACATCCTGGTGACCATTGCGGTGATCGGGGCCGCTGCAGTCGGGGAGTGGTTTGAGGCCACGGCGGTGATCCTGCTCTTCGGGTTTGCCGAGTGGCTGGAGGCGCGCTCGATGGTGCGAGCTCGTGAGGCCATCGGCGCGCTCGTCTCGCTGGCCCCGCCGGTGGCGCGGGTGCGACGCGGCCAGGGCTTTGAAGAGGTCGCGGTGGCCGAGGTGCGACCGGGCGACGAGGTGGAGCTTCGCCCCGGAGCGCGCGTTCCGGTCGACGGGGTGCTCTTAAGCGGCGTCACCGAGATCGATGAGTCGACCATCACCGGGGAGTCGCGTCATGTGCGCAAGGTCGAGGGGGATGCGCTCTATGCGGGCACGGTCAACCAGGCCGGGCGCGTCAGCATGCGTTGTACCGAGCCGGCCTCCCGCAGCACGCTCGCCCGCATCATCGACGCCGTCGAAGAGGCCCGCGCCCAGGCCTCGCCGGCCGAGCAGTTTATCGATCGTTTTGCGCGTTATTACACCCCGGCGGTGGTCGCGCTGGCGGTGGCTGTTGCCCTGATCGGGCCGCTGGTCGCCGGCGGCGGCGGGGAGCTGTGGTTTTACCGGGCGCTGGTCTTTTTGGTGATCGCCTGCCCCTGCGCGCTGGTGATCTCCACGCCGATCGCCAACGTGGCCGGGCTGGCGCGGGCTGCGCGCCGGGGCATCCTGGTCAAGGGCGGAAAGTGGCTGGAGCGGCTGGGCGGGTTGCGCGCGCTGGCGCTTGATAAGACCGGGACGCTGACCGAGGGCAAGCTCGTGGTGGAGGCGATGGAGGTCGCCCCGGGAGTGGAGGCGGATGATCTTTTGCTGGCGGCCGCGCGGGTAGAGGCGGCCAGCGAACATCCCATCGGCCGGGCGATTGTGGCCGCGGCGATGGGGCGTTTTGAACCCGGGCGATTTGTCGATCAGGTGGTCGACGCGCGCGCGGTGGTCGGGGCGGGCATCGAAGCGCGCCTTCGCGACGATGGGGGAAGCGCTCGCGACGAGAACGCCACACCGGGGGCGATGCCCACCCTGCGGGTGGGTCAGCTGGCGTGGCTCTCGGAGCTGGGAGTGGCGCTTGAAGAAGACTTCCTGGCAAAAGCGCAGGCGCTTGAGGAGCGCGGCCACACGCTCGTTGCCGTCGCCCGCGACGCGCAGCTTTTAGGCGTGATCGCCCTCGGTGACCGGGTGCGCGCCGAGGCCCCCGCGGCGCTGGCGGCGCTGCGGCAGGCGGGCATTGAGCACATCGCCATGCTCACCGGCGACGGCCGCCCGGCCGCTCTCGCTGTGGCCGAGCGTCTGGGCCTTTCGCCCGACCTGGTCTTCGCTCGCCAGAGCCCCCACGACAAGATCGCGCAGGTCGAAGCGCTCAAAACCCTGAGCGGCGATCGCGTGGCGATGGTCGGCGACGGCGTCAACGACGCCCCCGCGCTCGCTGCCGCCTCCGTCGGTGTGGCGATGGGGGCCGCCGGCACCGACGTGGCCCTGGAGAGCGCCGATGTGGCCCTGATGGGCGACGACCTGAGCCGTCTGGCCGAGGCGATCGCCATCGGCAAAAAGACCCGCGCGATCATCCTGCAGAACATCAGCGTGGCGCTCGGGCTGAAAGCCATCTTCCTGGTGCTGGCGATGGGGGGCTGGGCCACGCTCTGGATGGCGATCGTCGCCGACATGGGCGCCAGCATGATCGTGATCTTCAACGCGATGCGCCTGCTTCGCCGCCAGCGCGAGCCGGCCGTTCCGCCCGCGCCGCAGGTCGATGAGCCGGCGCTGGCGGCCTGA
- a CDS encoding M50 family metallopeptidase encodes MTSTKFNPPARTLLLFAVALVVVTMLVPYGYIVAYPLRLFGTFVHETGHALATVVTGGSVSGMHVNLDTSGLTLSRGGASLLISSAGYLGTVALGAALLVAGRRQAWARKVLMVLGVGTLLATAIFGGYGSSMLAVGGFILGVGLWALGRRRSRADQPAGALYAGGAVATLAALAYLGFSGALLTWIIGLVAAALLLGVAFYAAPWVQHMLVIALGVQLSFDGLHSIRYLIDHTVAARGHSDAVNMAQFTGIPATVWAVLWALVGVAIVVVAFALFWRENKRESFEASIQ; translated from the coding sequence ATGACCTCAACCAAGTTTAATCCCCCGGCGCGCACGCTCCTGCTCTTTGCGGTGGCCCTGGTGGTCGTGACCATGCTGGTGCCCTACGGCTACATCGTGGCCTACCCGCTGCGCCTCTTCGGCACGTTTGTGCACGAGACCGGCCACGCGCTGGCCACCGTGGTCACCGGGGGCTCGGTCAGCGGGATGCACGTCAATCTGGACACCAGCGGTCTGACGTTGAGCCGCGGCGGTGCGAGCCTTCTGATCAGCTCGGCGGGCTATCTGGGCACCGTGGCGCTGGGCGCGGCGTTGCTGGTTGCCGGGCGACGCCAGGCGTGGGCGCGCAAGGTCCTGATGGTGCTGGGTGTGGGCACCCTGCTGGCCACCGCCATCTTCGGCGGCTACGGAAGCTCCATGCTCGCCGTCGGTGGCTTTATTCTGGGTGTGGGGTTGTGGGCGCTGGGGCGCCGGCGCTCGCGGGCCGACCAACCCGCCGGCGCGCTCTATGCCGGCGGCGCGGTCGCCACGCTTGCAGCGCTGGCCTACCTGGGATTCTCCGGAGCGTTGCTGACCTGGATCATCGGGCTTGTCGCCGCCGCGCTTCTTCTGGGCGTGGCCTTTTACGCCGCGCCCTGGGTGCAGCATATGCTGGTGATCGCGCTGGGCGTGCAGCTGAGCTTCGACGGGCTGCACTCCATCCGTTACCTCATCGACCACACTGTGGCCGCGCGCGGCCACTCCGACGCCGTCAACATGGCCCAGTTCACCGGCATCCCGGCCACCGTCTGGGCGGTGCTCTGGGCACTGGTAGGCGTGGCGATCGTCGTGGTGGCCTTCGCCCTCTTCTGGCGCGAAAACAAACGCGAGAGCTTTGAGGCCTCCATCCAATGA
- a CDS encoding DUF2231 domain-containing protein encodes MGALPDMWRVELWHPLVVHLPIGVLIFGVLAWLAGAMTNPGGPRGFLRPAARLALSVGTAGAWLAVYTGDLADAEVVRTLCDPTVVERHENLAWICAITFTVATVLEFVRGVTGLSRGLRLALRVVIALGLCLGIALLGYVGHLGAKLVYQQGAAVYHPSEMCTEFE; translated from the coding sequence ATGGGTGCGCTCCCCGATATGTGGCGAGTGGAGCTGTGGCATCCGCTCGTCGTGCATCTCCCCATTGGCGTGTTGATCTTCGGGGTGCTGGCCTGGCTGGCCGGCGCGATGACCAACCCCGGGGGGCCCCGGGGATTTTTGCGTCCGGCCGCCCGGCTGGCCCTGAGTGTGGGCACAGCCGGGGCCTGGTTGGCCGTCTATACCGGAGATCTGGCCGACGCGGAGGTTGTTCGGACCTTATGTGATCCCACGGTGGTGGAGCGCCATGAGAACCTGGCCTGGATCTGTGCCATCACCTTCACGGTCGCCACCGTTCTGGAGTTTGTCCGGGGGGTTACAGGCCTGTCGAGGGGCCTGCGCCTGGCTCTTCGGGTGGTGATCGCTCTGGGGCTTTGTCTTGGTATCGCGTTGTTAGGATACGTCGGACATCTGGGAGCGAAGCTGGTCTACCAGCAGGGCGCTGCAGTGTATCACCCCTCGGAGATGTGCACGGAGTTTGAGTGA
- a CDS encoding diacylglycerol/lipid kinase family protein, giving the protein MSEHSAHLRTFVVANPVAGAGQVKEDWPLLERLLRANLPEVDFAFTEGPGHATLLAREALRTGWEMVVAVGGDGTLNEVANGFFERPDASTCYSLDDEGWVRRLDLSLKPVNPEAVLGLVPLGTGGDFRRSVGLMAGAPEAIERLRGRETRSLDLGQVGFLDARDRIATRYFVNIASGGISGLVDAMANSTWKGLGGRASFTLATARAFARWKNIEVELRLDNTAELRERVLDLVVANGEYFGGGMWVAPGAELDDGKLQVIVMGDLSKTQAMRMFTDIYKGKHLSHRNVGRHRARQVAVRLIKSSPNALVDLDGEQPGKLPATFNVHAGAMTFKA; this is encoded by the coding sequence ATGAGTGAACACTCCGCACATCTTCGCACCTTCGTTGTCGCCAACCCGGTCGCCGGGGCGGGCCAGGTCAAAGAGGACTGGCCGCTTTTGGAGCGCCTTCTGCGCGCGAACCTCCCGGAGGTCGACTTTGCCTTTACCGAAGGTCCGGGCCACGCCACGTTGCTGGCCCGCGAGGCGTTGCGGACCGGCTGGGAGATGGTCGTAGCCGTCGGCGGCGACGGCACGCTCAACGAGGTCGCCAACGGCTTTTTTGAGCGCCCTGATGCCTCCACCTGCTACTCGCTCGATGACGAGGGCTGGGTGCGCCGCCTCGACCTGAGTCTAAAACCTGTCAACCCCGAGGCGGTGCTGGGGCTTGTGCCCCTGGGTACCGGCGGTGATTTTCGCCGCTCGGTGGGGCTGATGGCCGGGGCCCCGGAGGCGATTGAGCGGCTGCGCGGCCGCGAGACCCGCTCGCTCGATCTGGGGCAGGTGGGATTTCTCGACGCCCGCGACCGCATCGCCACGCGCTACTTTGTCAACATCGCCAGCGGGGGCATCAGCGGGCTGGTCGACGCGATGGCCAACAGCACCTGGAAGGGACTGGGCGGCCGGGCGAGCTTCACCCTTGCCACGGCCCGGGCGTTTGCGCGCTGGAAGAATATCGAGGTGGAGCTGCGCCTGGACAACACCGCCGAGCTGCGCGAGCGGGTGCTCGACCTGGTCGTCGCCAATGGTGAGTACTTTGGAGGCGGGATGTGGGTGGCCCCGGGCGCTGAGCTTGACGATGGCAAGCTGCAGGTCATCGTCATGGGGGATCTGAGTAAAACCCAGGCCATGCGCATGTTCACCGACATCTACAAGGGCAAACACTTAAGCCACCGCAACGTCGGCCGTCACCGGGCCCGGCAGGTGGCGGTACGCCTGATCAAAAGCTCGCCAAACGCGCTGGTGGATCTGGACGGGGAGCAACCCGGCAAGCTCCCGGCGACCTTCAACGTGCATGCCGGTGCGATGACCTTTAAAGCCTGA
- a CDS encoding FAD-binding oxidoreductase, giving the protein MSLNPAPNLSAALQRDLEAIVGAGWVRSQLPDRLAYDNDCWPRGIILTRGRRLGVHRPSAVVQPADEEEVVALVNWARTTGTPIIPFGAGSGVCGGTVALDERAIVIDLKRMDRLLEADAERLLMRAQPGLIGMNMERALNYRGLTLGHFPSSLYCSSVGGYLAARSAGQYSSLYGKIEDMVVSMRVVTGRGESIDTAASPQHPGVQEGAAGEAMLAESTQLFVGSEGTLGLITEATLRLQPLPSRQLYRGFQFPTLQGALDAIRELMQQGLRPAVVRLYDEFDSLIAGSGRKRARKADASTLSTVPPGGAAPTPSAGELLKGLGRLARRTLGDLGVAAPMERLVERASRELLSRAVGQPLLINRLAERVPAQCLLVIGFEGHNELIDAEASYAFDLLGRYGVDLGEGPGKHWLKNRFSVSYKQSPMFDAGTFVDTMEVSTTWENVLPLYEAVRRAVEREVFIMAHFSHVYAEGCSIYFTFAGFGSDLDQTLRTYELTWNRALGAVADAGGSIAHHHGVGRSKAAFTARDHRGGEAFFKVLKSTYDPDGILNPSKVYL; this is encoded by the coding sequence ATGAGCCTGAACCCCGCTCCCAACCTCTCTGCGGCCCTGCAACGCGACCTGGAGGCGATCGTCGGCGCTGGATGGGTGCGCAGCCAGCTCCCCGATCGTCTGGCCTACGACAACGACTGCTGGCCGCGGGGCATCATCCTGACCCGCGGGCGACGCCTGGGCGTGCACCGTCCCTCGGCGGTGGTGCAGCCGGCCGACGAAGAGGAGGTGGTGGCGCTGGTGAACTGGGCGCGCACGACCGGCACGCCCATCATCCCCTTTGGCGCCGGAAGTGGCGTGTGCGGCGGCACCGTCGCCCTCGATGAACGCGCGATCGTCATCGATCTCAAGCGTATGGACCGGCTCCTGGAGGCCGACGCCGAGCGCCTGCTCATGCGCGCGCAGCCCGGGCTCATCGGCATGAATATGGAGCGGGCGCTGAACTACCGGGGGCTGACCCTGGGTCATTTTCCCTCCTCGCTCTACTGCTCGAGCGTGGGCGGGTATCTGGCGGCGCGCTCGGCCGGGCAGTACTCCAGCCTCTACGGCAAGATCGAGGATATGGTCGTGAGCATGCGCGTGGTCACCGGCCGCGGCGAGTCCATCGACACCGCCGCCAGCCCGCAGCACCCCGGAGTGCAGGAGGGCGCCGCTGGCGAGGCGATGCTGGCGGAGAGCACGCAGCTCTTTGTCGGCAGCGAGGGCACGCTGGGGCTGATCACCGAGGCCACGCTGCGCCTGCAGCCTCTGCCCTCGCGCCAGCTCTACCGCGGGTTTCAGTTTCCGACCCTCCAGGGCGCGCTCGACGCCATCCGCGAGCTGATGCAGCAGGGGCTGCGCCCGGCGGTGGTGCGCCTCTACGACGAGTTCGACAGCCTGATCGCCGGCAGCGGCCGCAAGCGCGCCCGCAAGGCCGACGCCTCCACGCTGAGCACCGTCCCTCCGGGCGGCGCCGCGCCAACGCCGAGCGCCGGCGAGCTGCTCAAGGGCCTGGGGCGCCTGGCCCGTCGCACGCTGGGGGATCTGGGGGTGGCCGCCCCGATGGAGCGCCTGGTGGAGCGAGCCTCCCGCGAGCTGTTGAGCCGCGCGGTGGGCCAACCGCTTTTGATCAATCGCCTGGCCGAGCGGGTGCCCGCTCAATGCCTACTGGTCATCGGCTTTGAGGGCCATAACGAGCTCATCGACGCCGAGGCCTCCTACGCCTTTGATCTGCTGGGGCGCTACGGGGTGGACCTCGGGGAGGGGCCGGGCAAGCACTGGCTGAAAAACCGCTTCTCGGTCAGCTACAAACAATCGCCGATGTTCGATGCGGGCACCTTTGTCGACACGATGGAGGTCTCCACGACCTGGGAGAACGTGCTGCCCCTCTACGAGGCGGTGCGCCGGGCGGTGGAGCGGGAGGTCTTTATCATGGCGCATTTCAGCCATGTTTACGCCGAGGGCTGCTCGATCTACTTCACCTTTGCCGGCTTTGGCAGCGACCTCGACCAGACCCTTCGCACCTACGAGCTGACCTGGAACCGGGCGCTGGGAGCGGTGGCCGACGCCGGCGGTTCCATTGCGCATCATCACGGCGTGGGGCGCTCCAAGGCGGCGTTCACCGCCCGCGATCATCGGGGCGGCGAAGCGTTCTTTAAGGTGCTGAAATCCACGTACGATCCGGACGGCATTCTCAACCCTTCCAAGGTCTACCTGTGA
- a CDS encoding J domain-containing protein: MSELKDRLMRTVRANLNHLLDNVQKFEERGGLRSIITPEGTDEGWEDIGQNPRKASTSTAPPVSQGPKTLRDYYANLEVPYGSDLPTVKAAYRTMMRRYHPDNFANDPEMEKVATNLSQELAVAYQAIERYLRTGSY; encoded by the coding sequence ATGAGTGAGCTTAAAGACCGCCTGATGCGCACGGTGCGCGCCAACCTCAACCACCTGCTCGATAACGTGCAGAAGTTCGAGGAACGCGGAGGCCTGCGTTCGATCATCACCCCGGAGGGCACCGACGAGGGCTGGGAAGATATCGGCCAGAACCCACGGAAAGCCTCCACCTCCACGGCGCCACCTGTCTCCCAGGGCCCCAAAACTCTGCGCGACTACTACGCCAACCTGGAAGTCCCCTACGGCAGCGATCTACCTACGGTTAAAGCGGCCTACCGCACCATGATGCGCCGCTACCACCCGGATAACTTCGCCAACGATCCGGAGATGGAAAAGGTCGCCACCAACCTCTCCCAGGAACTGGCCGTCGCCTACCAGGCCATTGAGCGCTACCTGCGCACCGGAAGCTACTGA
- a CDS encoding class I SAM-dependent rRNA methyltransferase, producing the protein MRYYPRVDLTQPLENVLRAGHPWIFEDALRHPELEAGDAVDVYDMHGAWLGRGIIDPDSPIRVRLWTRNPQTELDNRLLDQRIRQAMKRRPFPTADTNGFRLLNGEGDRVPGLVCDIYGDVAVLRPDGLAAERWLKPARQTISKLLPVKHWAIKRSNLHRGKLPRAEWWECEAPAETTFVEGGLTYVVDPMEGQKTGFFLDQRANRRRLAELCVGRRLLNLFGYTGAFSLAAAARGAARTTTVDLAAPAIADARRNFERNHIPAPAHGFEACDAFEYLEQFDAERAPFEVAVCDPPSFAHRHSDVPRATEAYTRIFQKLIEVMPTGATIALASCSSHIDRGRFLNIVSAASQRAGAELVLTGTFGADVDHPTLAAFPEGDYLQFSVGTLCRD; encoded by the coding sequence ATGCGTTATTACCCCCGCGTCGATCTGACCCAACCTCTGGAGAATGTGCTGCGCGCCGGGCACCCCTGGATTTTCGAAGACGCGCTCCGTCACCCGGAGCTTGAGGCCGGCGACGCCGTCGACGTCTACGACATGCACGGCGCCTGGCTGGGGCGAGGCATCATCGATCCCGACTCGCCCATCCGCGTGCGCCTGTGGACGCGTAACCCCCAGACCGAGCTCGATAACCGCCTGCTCGACCAGCGTATCCGCCAGGCGATGAAGCGTCGGCCCTTTCCCACGGCCGATACCAACGGCTTTCGCCTGCTCAACGGGGAGGGCGACCGGGTGCCGGGCCTTGTATGCGATATCTACGGGGATGTGGCCGTGCTGCGCCCCGACGGGCTGGCCGCCGAGCGCTGGCTGAAGCCCGCACGCCAGACGATCAGCAAACTTTTGCCGGTGAAACACTGGGCGATCAAACGCTCGAACCTCCACCGCGGCAAGCTCCCCCGCGCCGAATGGTGGGAGTGCGAGGCCCCGGCGGAGACAACCTTTGTGGAGGGCGGGCTCACCTACGTGGTCGACCCGATGGAGGGCCAGAAGACGGGCTTTTTCCTCGATCAGCGTGCCAACCGCCGCCGCCTGGCCGAGCTCTGTGTGGGACGCCGGCTGCTCAACCTCTTCGGGTACACCGGGGCGTTCTCGCTGGCGGCGGCGGCCCGGGGGGCGGCGCGCACGACCACTGTGGACCTGGCCGCGCCGGCCATCGCCGACGCCCGACGCAACTTTGAACGCAACCACATCCCGGCTCCCGCCCACGGATTTGAGGCCTGCGACGCCTTTGAATACCTGGAGCAATTCGACGCGGAGCGCGCCCCCTTTGAGGTCGCCGTCTGCGATCCGCCCAGCTTCGCCCACCGCCACAGCGACGTGCCGCGGGCGACCGAGGCCTATACGCGAATTTTCCAAAAGTTGATTGAGGTCATGCCCACCGGCGCTACCATTGCTCTGGCCTCGTGCAGCAGCCATATCGATCGGGGGCGTTTTTTGAACATCGTCTCCGCCGCAAGCCAGCGCGCCGGGGCCGAGCTGGTGCTCACCGGCACCTTTGGTGCCGACGTCGATCACCCCACGCTGGCCGCCTTCCCGGAGGGCGATTATCTGCAGTTCAGCGTGGGCACGCTCTGCCGCGACTGA
- a CDS encoding (Fe-S)-binding protein: MRHDDAPPLKDAPQGDAPPGDARPAAPPDAIARMSAYCTYCPKMCRFSCPASAAESRETVTPWGMMRLLELTGDQSVALSPEVAETFYHCTGCRRCQAFCRHDNDVPRALWRAREQAADAGLIPAALTTLREHFDAHSRPYAEAIDWRPDPEVFDPEATVGFWPDCDTLATNPELIDRVGRLLERVLGEKVRLIGTGPDHLPVCCGFPLGATGDRPALDHHLKERWPSLKGLTELYTDCPALCAWAEPGSSWPELSHGDPERLKPTHLVEVLAEAVGQNPPPEKLDVSAIMVHHSCMMTRQAPLATPSLKLLRALGSGEPVTMMFDGVEAECCGGQAVYRALEPEAARRQAARVAEQLHQHPTATRQVSTAATCACALGEARADLDITSLLELVCEAYTI; the protein is encoded by the coding sequence ATGCGCCACGACGACGCCCCCCCTCTAAAAGACGCTCCGCAGGGAGACGCCCCCCCGGGAGATGCGCGGCCGGCTGCGCCTCCCGACGCGATCGCGCGCATGAGCGCCTACTGCACCTACTGCCCGAAGATGTGCCGCTTCAGCTGCCCGGCATCGGCGGCGGAGTCGCGCGAGACGGTCACGCCCTGGGGGATGATGCGGCTCCTGGAGCTGACCGGCGATCAGAGCGTGGCGTTAAGCCCGGAGGTGGCCGAGACCTTTTACCATTGCACCGGTTGCCGGCGTTGCCAGGCGTTTTGCCGCCACGACAACGACGTGCCCCGCGCGCTGTGGCGGGCCCGCGAGCAGGCCGCAGACGCCGGGCTGATCCCGGCGGCGCTCACAACGCTGCGCGAGCACTTCGATGCGCATAGCCGCCCCTACGCCGAGGCGATCGACTGGCGCCCGGACCCGGAGGTATTTGACCCCGAAGCGACCGTGGGTTTCTGGCCGGACTGCGACACCCTCGCCACCAACCCGGAGCTTATCGATCGGGTGGGCAGGCTGCTTGAGCGGGTGCTCGGCGAAAAGGTGCGTCTGATCGGCACCGGCCCTGATCACCTGCCGGTATGCTGTGGATTTCCCTTAGGCGCCACCGGCGACCGTCCCGCTCTGGACCATCACCTCAAAGAGCGCTGGCCCTCGCTCAAGGGGCTGACCGAGCTCTACACCGACTGCCCGGCGCTCTGCGCGTGGGCCGAGCCGGGGAGCTCCTGGCCGGAACTCTCTCACGGCGATCCGGAGCGCCTCAAGCCCACCCATCTGGTGGAGGTGTTGGCCGAAGCCGTCGGCCAGAACCCGCCGCCGGAGAAGCTCGATGTGAGCGCGATCATGGTGCACCACAGCTGCATGATGACCCGCCAGGCCCCGCTGGCGACACCGAGCCTCAAGCTCTTACGGGCGCTGGGGTCCGGCGAGCCGGTGACCATGATGTTTGACGGGGTGGAGGCGGAATGCTGCGGGGGCCAGGCCGTCTACCGCGCTCTGGAGCCCGAGGCTGCGCGCCGCCAGGCCGCGCGGGTTGCCGAGCAGCTGCACCAGCATCCCACGGCCACACGTCAGGTGAGCACGGCGGCGACCTGCGCCTGCGCGCTTGGCGAGGCCCGCGCGGATCTCGACATCACCTCGCTTCTGGAGCTGGTCTGCGAAGCCTACACGATTTAG
- a CDS encoding FAD-binding oxidoreductase, translating into MRETSTLSAPSRHHYEARGLDLPAEERIVETRQQLIESCRELDGAGRASVLVGDGQHLRHRLDGAVVLRTEGLHRIVSIDRHSGLVRAEAGVRWRDFQDALHAEGLSAGGYALQPSTATLGGLLARFRPGPKTLGMGSLRDGCVALSAFSPESGSYDYLVAPRKAAGPDLRYLFIGAEGRHGPILEATLVARRPLESELLIFEGLPLSEALGLLEAIYRAGLRWQWMHYGASSERLQIALSAPGALLRGQIRWIEANLRLPDAHLEVEALRARRRWLEDRHPARRAYSRAERASGLWCTARALENPPLDRSTPGVDDLTITAFTPDRVELVVEHHAPLDVPMPGVIARWPLRQNLPLVSFTAAPTGTEAS; encoded by the coding sequence GTGAGAGAGACATCGACGTTGAGCGCGCCCTCCCGCCATCATTATGAGGCCCGGGGGCTGGATCTCCCGGCGGAGGAGCGGATCGTGGAAACCCGTCAGCAGCTCATCGAGAGCTGCCGGGAGCTCGATGGCGCCGGCCGCGCGTCCGTTCTGGTGGGCGACGGTCAGCACCTTCGCCACCGGCTCGACGGGGCGGTGGTGCTGCGCACCGAGGGCCTACATCGCATCGTCTCCATCGACCGCCACAGCGGGCTTGTACGCGCGGAGGCCGGGGTGCGCTGGCGCGACTTCCAGGACGCCCTGCACGCCGAGGGGCTCTCGGCCGGAGGCTACGCGCTGCAGCCCTCCACGGCGACCCTGGGGGGCCTTCTGGCGCGTTTTCGCCCGGGGCCCAAAACCCTGGGGATGGGCTCGTTGCGCGACGGCTGCGTGGCCTTGAGCGCCTTTTCCCCCGAGAGCGGCAGCTACGATTATCTGGTGGCGCCGCGCAAGGCGGCCGGCCCCGATCTGCGTTACCTCTTCATCGGTGCGGAGGGCCGCCACGGCCCGATTTTAGAGGCTACGCTGGTCGCTCGCCGACCTCTGGAGAGCGAGCTTTTGATCTTTGAGGGCCTTCCCCTCTCCGAGGCCCTGGGGCTTTTGGAGGCCATCTACCGCGCCGGGTTGCGCTGGCAGTGGATGCACTACGGCGCGAGCTCCGAGCGCCTCCAGATCGCGCTGAGCGCGCCCGGAGCCCTGTTGCGGGGGCAGATCCGGTGGATCGAGGCCAACCTGCGCCTGCCCGACGCCCATCTGGAGGTGGAGGCGCTGCGCGCGCGGCGGCGCTGGCTCGAAGATCGCCACCCGGCCCGGCGAGCGTACAGCCGCGCGGAGCGCGCGAGCGGACTGTGGTGTACGGCCCGCGCGCTGGAGAACCCGCCCCTGGACCGGAGCACCCCGGGGGTAGACGATCTGACGATCACCGCGTTTACACCCGACCGGGTGGAGCTTGTCGTCGAGCACCACGCCCCGCTCGATGTGCCCATGCCCGGGGTGATCGCGCGCTGGCCGCTTCGCCAGAATCTCCCGCTTGTTTCATTCACCGCCGCACCCACCGGCACGGAGGCCAGCTGA